The Microbacterium horticulturae genome has a window encoding:
- a CDS encoding YidH family protein: MTSPTDSPGHRFPRAVFARGTEPDARFSLANERTFLAWTRTSLALIAGGVALEALGLDLQPQLRLAASLVLIIVGAVLPLASWIAWAYTERAMREARHLPHPPVGAALAVTLAVAGVLVLLAVLLR, translated from the coding sequence ATGACCTCGCCCACCGACAGCCCCGGTCACCGCTTCCCACGGGCGGTGTTCGCGCGTGGGACCGAACCCGACGCCCGCTTCTCACTCGCCAACGAGCGGACGTTCCTCGCGTGGACGCGCACGTCGCTCGCCCTGATCGCCGGCGGTGTCGCCCTCGAGGCGCTCGGACTGGATCTGCAGCCGCAGCTGCGGCTCGCGGCATCCCTCGTCCTGATCATCGTCGGCGCGGTGCTCCCCCTGGCCTCGTGGATCGCCTGGGCGTACACCGAGCGCGCGATGCGCGAGGCCCGACACCTTCCGCACCCGCCGGTCGGAGCCGCTCTGGCGGTCACGCTGGCAGTGGCCGGCGTGCTCGTGCTGCTGGCGGTGCTGCTGCGATGA
- a CDS encoding DUF202 domain-containing protein codes for MTAPGPVDVGLQIERTTLSWRRTGLSVAVGSLVAMRLLPELLGGLAWAIPGAVGVVASLWMWWMSRRRHHAFVERAAASGTPRVGGAAPLCAIAVGTTLIGLFGVGLAALVG; via the coding sequence ATGACGGCACCCGGTCCGGTCGACGTCGGCCTGCAGATCGAGCGCACGACGCTGTCGTGGCGGCGCACCGGGCTGTCGGTCGCCGTCGGCTCACTCGTGGCGATGCGGCTGCTGCCCGAGCTGCTGGGCGGACTGGCGTGGGCGATTCCGGGCGCGGTGGGCGTCGTCGCCTCACTCTGGATGTGGTGGATGTCGCGGCGCCGGCATCATGCCTTCGTCGAGCGCGCAGCTGCTTCGGGCACGCCGCGCGTGGGCGGCGCCGCTCCCCTCTGCGCGATCGCTGTGGGCACGACGCTGATCGGGCTGTTCGGCGTCGGCCTCGCTGCCCTGGTGGGGTGA
- a CDS encoding adenylosuccinate synthase, giving the protein MPGIVIVGVQWGDEGKGKATDLLADRTDWVVKFNGGNNAGHTVVVGDEKYALHLLPSGILTPGVTPVIGNGVVIDLEVLFSELEALTARGVDVSRLKVSANAHIITQYHRTLDKVTERFLGKRQIGTTGRGIGPTYADKINRVGIRVQDLFDEGILRQKIEGALDQKNHLLLKVYNRRAITCDEVLEDLLSYTERLRPMVDDTALLLDRALDAGDVVVFEGGQATMLDIDHGTYPFVTSSSATAGGAATGSGVGPNRLDRIVGIVKAYTTRVGAGPFPTELFDESGDWLRSRGFEFGTTTGRPRRVGWYDAPVTRYATRINGITDLVMTKLDILTGLEQIPVCVAYDVGGERFDEVPVNQTDFHHATPIYEYFPGWSEDISGARTFEDLPQTAQDYVIALEKMSNTRISVIGVGAARDAVVVRHDLV; this is encoded by the coding sequence ATGCCGGGAATCGTCATCGTCGGAGTGCAATGGGGTGACGAGGGGAAGGGCAAGGCCACTGATCTCCTCGCCGACCGCACCGACTGGGTCGTCAAGTTCAACGGCGGCAACAACGCCGGCCACACCGTGGTGGTGGGCGATGAGAAGTACGCGCTGCACCTGTTGCCCAGCGGCATCCTGACTCCCGGCGTCACCCCGGTGATCGGCAACGGCGTGGTCATCGACCTCGAGGTGCTCTTCAGCGAGCTCGAGGCGCTGACCGCCCGTGGCGTCGACGTGTCGCGGCTGAAGGTCAGCGCGAACGCGCACATCATCACGCAGTATCACCGCACCCTCGACAAGGTGACCGAGCGCTTCCTCGGCAAGCGGCAGATCGGCACGACCGGGCGCGGCATCGGCCCGACCTACGCCGACAAGATCAACCGCGTCGGCATCCGCGTGCAGGACCTCTTCGACGAGGGCATCCTGCGCCAGAAGATCGAGGGCGCGCTCGACCAGAAGAACCACCTGCTGCTGAAGGTCTACAACCGGCGCGCGATCACATGCGATGAGGTGCTCGAAGACCTTCTGTCGTACACCGAGCGACTGCGCCCGATGGTCGACGACACCGCCCTGCTGCTCGATCGAGCGCTCGACGCCGGCGACGTCGTCGTGTTCGAGGGCGGCCAGGCCACGATGCTCGACATCGACCACGGCACCTATCCGTTCGTCACGTCGTCGTCGGCCACCGCCGGGGGAGCGGCCACGGGCTCGGGTGTAGGTCCGAACCGGCTCGACCGCATCGTCGGCATCGTCAAGGCGTACACGACCCGGGTGGGCGCGGGCCCGTTCCCGACCGAGCTGTTCGACGAGTCGGGCGACTGGCTGCGCTCGCGCGGCTTCGAGTTCGGCACTACTACCGGCCGCCCGCGACGCGTGGGCTGGTACGACGCCCCGGTGACCCGATACGCGACGCGCATCAACGGCATCACCGACCTGGTGATGACCAAGCTCGACATCCTCACCGGGCTTGAGCAGATTCCCGTGTGCGTCGCCTACGACGTGGGCGGAGAGCGCTTCGACGAGGTGCCGGTCAACCAGACCGACTTCCACCACGCGACGCCGATCTACGAGTACTTCCCTGGCTGGAGCGAAGACATCTCGGGTGCCCGCACCTTCGAAGACCTGCCGCAGACCGCGCAGGACTACGTCATCGCCCTCGAGAAGATGAGCAACACGCGCATCTCGGTGATCGGTGTGGGTGCCGCGCGCGACGCCGTCGTCGTGCGCCACGACCTCGTCTGA
- a CDS encoding alpha/beta hydrolase — translation MRRRRWPKVLGIVLGSVAAVVALVVVAFQVSPWPSVLLLRAVGDDGMGTARGNEAYVPDGIHSDLDLVYHDGMTLDVFRPASVSGPLPTIVWVHGGGFIGGIKAPLRPYLKILASHGFTTVNVEYTHAPEATYPTPVKQLSAALEYVRAHAGELGVDADQIVLGGDSAGAHIAGQTALAISDARYAADADLPRAIPATALRGAALFSGPFDLRLTNPENRQMAWFLNTVLWAYTGTKDFRTDPALASVSLPEHVTSSYPPTFLSTGPADPLLSHSESMAKALAAHGVDVTTLFFDPATTPDTVGHEYALALDTPQGKRAMVQLVAYLRRVTDGPEPPGVSADW, via the coding sequence ATGAGAAGACGCCGCTGGCCGAAAGTGCTGGGCATCGTCCTGGGGAGCGTGGCGGCCGTGGTGGCGTTGGTCGTCGTCGCGTTCCAGGTGAGTCCGTGGCCGAGCGTCCTCCTCCTACGCGCCGTCGGCGACGACGGCATGGGGACGGCCCGGGGCAACGAGGCGTACGTGCCCGACGGCATCCACTCCGATCTCGACCTCGTGTACCACGACGGCATGACGCTCGACGTCTTCCGCCCCGCCTCGGTGAGCGGGCCGCTGCCGACGATCGTGTGGGTGCACGGGGGCGGGTTCATCGGCGGGATCAAAGCGCCTCTGCGGCCGTACCTGAAGATCCTCGCGTCACACGGCTTCACCACCGTCAACGTCGAGTACACCCATGCTCCCGAAGCGACGTATCCGACGCCGGTGAAACAGCTCAGTGCTGCGCTGGAGTACGTTCGCGCGCACGCCGGCGAGCTCGGCGTCGACGCCGATCAGATCGTGCTGGGCGGTGACTCCGCCGGCGCACACATCGCCGGTCAGACCGCGTTGGCCATCAGCGATGCGCGCTACGCGGCAGACGCCGATCTGCCGCGTGCCATCCCCGCCACAGCGCTGCGTGGTGCGGCCCTGTTCAGCGGCCCGTTCGATCTGCGGCTGACGAACCCCGAGAACCGCCAGATGGCGTGGTTTCTCAACACGGTGCTGTGGGCGTACACCGGCACGAAGGACTTCCGCACCGATCCCGCCCTCGCCTCCGTGTCTCTGCCCGAGCACGTGACCTCGTCGTATCCGCCCACGTTCCTCTCGACAGGCCCCGCCGACCCGCTCCTGAGCCATTCGGAATCCATGGCGAAGGCGCTGGCTGCGCACGGGGTGGATGTCACGACCCTGTTCTTCGACCCGGCGACGACGCCCGACACCGTCGGCCACGAGTATGCCCTCGCGCTGGACACGCCGCAGGGCAAGCGGGCGATGGTGCAACTGGTGGCCTATCTGCGCCGGGTGACAGACGGCCCCGAACCACCGGGCGTCAGCGCCGACTGGTGA